One Euzebya sp. genomic window carries:
- a CDS encoding 2-keto-4-pentenoate hydratase codes for MSRDATDPDALDEVAARLHRAMVERTPIPPLTGGGADLDVDDAYRIQQGLVRRILAADGGRVVGYKLGLTSTPMQEMLGVDQPDYAPVLSSMVHDDGHTIALDRLIAPRVEAEIALVLDQPLRGPGVTAMQAWRAVGGAVAAIEVVDSRIADWQIGLVDTIADLASSGATVLSPRVVPIDGWDPRLVGMAISRDGVVEGTGAGAAALGNPVAAVAWLANTLAPYDVELEAGWFVMTGSLHRAFAVAPGDTVRADFDRLGPVTAHFA; via the coding sequence GTGAGCCGCGACGCCACCGACCCCGACGCCCTGGACGAGGTGGCCGCCCGGCTGCACCGCGCCATGGTCGAGCGCACCCCCATCCCCCCGCTGACCGGAGGGGGCGCGGACCTCGACGTCGACGACGCCTACCGGATCCAGCAGGGCCTCGTCCGCCGGATCCTCGCGGCCGACGGCGGCCGCGTCGTCGGCTACAAGCTGGGGCTGACCTCCACGCCGATGCAGGAGATGCTGGGCGTCGACCAGCCGGACTACGCCCCGGTCCTGAGCTCGATGGTCCACGACGACGGCCACACGATCGCGCTCGACCGGCTGATCGCCCCGCGGGTGGAGGCCGAGATCGCCCTGGTGCTCGACCAGCCGCTCCGCGGCCCCGGCGTGACGGCCATGCAGGCGTGGCGTGCCGTCGGCGGTGCGGTCGCCGCCATCGAGGTGGTCGACAGCCGGATCGCCGACTGGCAGATCGGGCTCGTCGACACCATCGCGGACCTCGCCAGCTCGGGGGCGACGGTCCTCAGCCCGCGGGTCGTGCCGATCGACGGGTGGGACCCCCGGCTGGTCGGGATGGCCATCAGCCGCGACGGCGTGGTCGAGGGGACCGGCGCCGGTGCGGCCGCCCTCGGCAACCCCGTCGCCGCCGTCGCGTGGCTCGCGAACACCCTGGCCCCCTACGACGTCGAGCTCGAGGCCGGTTGGTTCGTCATGACCGGGTCGCTGCACCGCGCGTTCGCCGTGGCGCCGGGCGACACCGTCCGCGCCGACTTCGACCGGCTCGGCCCGGTCACCGCCCACTTCGCGTAG